The proteins below come from a single Microtus pennsylvanicus isolate mMicPen1 chromosome 13, mMicPen1.hap1, whole genome shotgun sequence genomic window:
- the Clic4 gene encoding chloride intracellular channel protein 4, with protein MALSMPLNGLKEEDKEPLIELFVKAGSDGESIGNCPFSQRLFMILWLKGVVFSVTTVDLKRKPADLQNLAPGTHPPFITFNSEVKTDVNKIEEFLEEVLCPPKYLKLSPKHPESNTAGMDIFAKFSAYIKNSRPEANEALERGLLKTLQKLDEYLNSPLPDEIDENSMEDIKFSTRRFLDGDEMTLADCNLLPKLHIVKVVAKKYRNFDIPKEMTGIWRYLTNAYSRDEFTNTCPSDKEVEIAYSDVAKRLAK; from the exons GCTGGCAGTGATGGCGAGAGCATCGGCAACTGCCCCTTCTCACAGAGGCTCTTCATGATCCTTTGGCTCAAAGGAGTTGTGTTTAGCGTCACAACCGTCGACCTGAAAAG GAAGCCTGCAGATCTGCAGAACTTGGCTCCCGGGACCCACCCACCGTTTATAACCTTCAACAGCGAGGTCAAAACGGATGTAAataagattgaggaatttcttgAAGAAGTCTTGTGCCCCCCCAA GTACTTAAAGCTGTCACCAAAACACCCAGAGTCAAACACTGCCGGAATGGACATCTTTGCCAAATTCTCTGCTTACATCAAGAACTCAAGGCCGGAGGCTAACGAAG CACTGGAGAGGGGGCTCCTGAAGACACTGCAGAAGCTGGATGAGTATCTGAACTCTCCCCTTCCCGATGAGATCGACGAGAACAGCATGGAGGACATCAAGTTCTCCACCAGGAGATTCCTGGATGGCGACGAGATGACTCTAGCGGACTGCAACCTGCTGCCCAAGCTACACATCGTCAAG GTGGTGGCCAAAAAATACCGCAACTTCGATATTCCCAAAGAAATGACGGGCATCTGGAGGTACCTGACAAATGCCTACAGCAGGGATGAGTTCACCAACACCTGTCCCAGCGACAAGGAGGTGGAAATCGCTTACAGTGATGTCGCCAAGAGACTTGCCAAGTAG